From one Butyricimonas faecihominis genomic stretch:
- a CDS encoding peptide chain release factor 3, which yields MGFKEEILKRRTFGIISHPDAGKTTLTEKLLLFGGAIHVAGAVKSNKIKKTATSDFMEIERQRGISVATSVMGFEYKDVKINILDTPGHQDFAEDTFRVLTACDSVIIVVDSAKGVETQTRKLMQVCRMRKTPVIVFINKLDRPGQDPFDLLDEIEKELQIQVTPLSWPIGNGDQFKGIYNIHRENLCLYSASVQTIQDGIEINDINSGELDEHIGERSADKLREDLELVREVYPAIDREAYLDGQLAPVFFGSALNNFGIREMLDCFIEIAPSPLPRETDERLVQPDEEKFTGFVFKIHANMDPNHRDRIAFVKVCSGVFRRNTNYLHVGLGKNLKFSTPTAFMASKKSIIDEAYPGDIVGLHDTGNFKIGDTLTEGEKLHFKGIPSFSPELFKYIENADPMKSKQLAKGIDQLMDEGVAQLFTNQFNNRKIIGTVGALQFEVIEYRLLHEYSAACRWENINLYKACWIEALDPKELEDFRLHKAQYMAKDKWGRDVFLAESQYMLQMAQVNYKKLVFHFTSEF from the coding sequence ATGGGTTTCAAGGAAGAAATATTAAAACGACGCACGTTCGGTATCATCAGTCACCCCGACGCGGGTAAAACGACCTTAACGGAGAAATTATTGCTTTTCGGTGGCGCCATACACGTGGCGGGAGCCGTGAAGTCGAACAAGATCAAGAAAACGGCCACCTCCGACTTCATGGAGATCGAGCGCCAGAGAGGGATCTCCGTGGCCACTTCCGTCATGGGTTTCGAGTACAAGGACGTGAAGATCAACATTCTTGACACCCCCGGTCACCAAGACTTCGCCGAGGACACGTTTCGCGTGCTGACGGCCTGCGACAGCGTGATTATCGTCGTTGACTCAGCGAAAGGCGTGGAGACGCAGACCCGCAAGCTGATGCAAGTGTGCCGGATGCGCAAAACCCCGGTCATCGTGTTTATCAACAAACTTGACCGCCCCGGTCAGGACCCGTTCGACCTGCTGGACGAGATCGAGAAAGAGTTGCAAATACAAGTCACCCCGTTAAGCTGGCCCATCGGTAACGGTGACCAGTTCAAGGGTATTTACAACATACACCGCGAGAACCTTTGCCTCTACTCGGCAAGCGTGCAGACCATTCAGGATGGCATTGAGATCAACGACATCAATTCCGGCGAACTCGACGAGCATATTGGTGAACGCTCGGCCGACAAGTTGCGGGAAGACCTCGAACTCGTTCGGGAAGTGTACCCCGCCATCGACCGGGAGGCATACCTTGACGGGCAACTGGCCCCCGTGTTCTTCGGATCGGCACTGAACAACTTCGGTATCCGCGAGATGCTGGATTGTTTCATCGAAATCGCTCCCAGCCCGCTTCCCCGCGAGACGGACGAGCGTCTCGTGCAACCGGACGAGGAGAAATTCACCGGTTTTGTCTTCAAGATCCACGCCAACATGGACCCCAACCACCGCGACCGTATCGCCTTCGTGAAAGTGTGTTCCGGCGTGTTCCGACGTAACACCAACTACCTGCACGTCGGCTTGGGCAAGAACCTCAAGTTCTCCACCCCCACGGCGTTCATGGCATCCAAGAAATCCATTATCGACGAGGCGTACCCCGGTGACATCGTGGGTCTTCACGACACGGGTAACTTCAAGATCGGTGACACGCTGACGGAAGGCGAGAAACTTCATTTCAAGGGTATTCCCAGTTTCTCCCCGGAACTCTTCAAATACATCGAGAACGCTGATCCCATGAAATCCAAGCAACTGGCCAAGGGTATCGACCAGCTCATGGACGAAGGGGTGGCCCAATTATTCACGAACCAGTTCAACAATCGTAAGATTATTGGAACCGTAGGTGCGCTCCAGTTCGAGGTTATCGAGTACCGTTTGCTGCACGAGTACAGCGCCGCCTGTCGCTGGGAAAATATCAATCTTTACAAGGCTTGCTGGATCGAGGCTCTCGACCCGAAGGAATTGGAAGATTTCCGTCTCCACAAGGCACAGTACATGGCCAAGGACAAGTGGGGTCGTGACGTATTTCTCGCCGAATCACAGTACATGCTGCAAATGGCGCAAGTGAATTACAAGAAACTGGTGTTCCACTTTACCTCGGAATTTTAG
- the nfo gene encoding deoxyribonuclease IV — protein sequence MEKYIGAHVSASGGVENAPLNAREIGATAFALFTKNQRQWKAAPLTAESIALFKERCEEFGYTPRQILPHDSYLINLGNPDADALEKSREAFLDEMQRCEQLGLDRLNFHPGSTLKKISDEECLALIAESINLTLDKTRGVTAVIENTAGQGSNLGYTFEQIAYIIDRVEDKSRVGVCIDTCHSFAAGYDLATSGGFTETFEHFDNVIGFKYLRGMHLNDAKKELGSRVDRHDSLGKGTLGIEPFKWIMEDERFDGIPLILETPDEALWPEEIRMLKGFVK from the coding sequence ATGGAAAAGTATATAGGAGCGCACGTGAGTGCATCGGGAGGAGTGGAGAACGCGCCGTTGAACGCCCGCGAAATCGGGGCGACGGCTTTTGCCTTATTCACGAAGAACCAGCGGCAGTGGAAGGCGGCACCGCTGACGGCGGAGAGTATCGCACTGTTCAAAGAACGCTGCGAGGAATTCGGGTACACGCCTCGACAGATATTGCCGCACGACAGTTATTTGATTAATCTCGGTAACCCGGATGCGGATGCGCTGGAGAAGTCGCGGGAGGCTTTCCTCGACGAGATGCAGCGCTGCGAGCAGTTGGGGTTGGATCGGTTGAATTTTCACCCCGGCAGTACGTTGAAGAAGATCAGCGACGAGGAATGTCTGGCGCTGATCGCGGAGTCGATCAACCTGACGCTGGATAAGACCCGCGGCGTGACGGCGGTGATCGAGAACACGGCGGGACAGGGATCGAATCTCGGCTACACGTTCGAGCAGATCGCCTATATTATCGACCGGGTGGAGGACAAGAGCCGGGTGGGCGTCTGCATTGATACCTGCCATTCTTTCGCCGCGGGTTACGATTTGGCGACATCGGGAGGATTCACCGAGACGTTCGAGCATTTCGACAACGTGATCGGGTTCAAGTACCTGCGGGGAATGCACCTGAACGATGCTAAAAAAGAGCTGGGTTCACGGGTGGACCGCCACGATAGTTTGGGAAAAGGAACGTTGGGCATAGAGCCTTTCAAGTGGATCATGGAGGACGAACGGTTTGACGGTATACCATTGATACTGGAAACGCCGGACGAGGCGTTGTGGCCGGAGGAAATACGGATGTTGAAGGGTTTCGTGAAATGA
- a CDS encoding transglutaminase domain-containing protein produces MIPVRASVKWLLTAVVVLSEIPLVAQVLPGEEGMLERGGRLPGEVSMEALVDSVARWGRTEREKVIVLAGWFREYMAIDAGKFLTGGPDGDYREVLKERKGICGDFTGLFGELCNRLGIENERVEGYVAEDGRERGETCRRTNHVWNAVQVAGEWWHVDMMWAVGALGRDAAGEWVFRRHWNPEYVLTRGEQFLTTHMPADPAWQLTDRPYAMDAFIEGNLTEGERGDYYNYTDSIAAFRRLPRDERQMLFARRANRFNPRNKEVMAVTYYNEAVFLLNYNRKTQAVLTRARAYFRIAEEYARDLPGVKESIDEGLRNVEALIK; encoded by the coding sequence ATGATACCGGTGCGTGCGTCTGTGAAATGGTTGTTGACGGCGGTGGTTGTCCTTTCGGAGATACCTCTCGTGGCACAAGTCTTGCCGGGGGAAGAGGGTATGCTTGAACGGGGAGGGCGCCTCCCCGGTGAGGTGAGCATGGAGGCGCTTGTCGACAGCGTGGCCCGGTGGGGGCGGACGGAACGGGAGAAAGTGATCGTGCTGGCGGGATGGTTCCGTGAGTACATGGCGATTGACGCCGGGAAGTTCCTCACGGGAGGGCCGGACGGGGATTACCGCGAGGTGTTGAAGGAGAGGAAAGGAATTTGCGGGGATTTCACGGGGTTGTTCGGGGAGTTATGCAACAGGCTGGGGATCGAGAACGAGCGGGTGGAAGGGTACGTGGCGGAGGATGGTCGGGAGCGTGGGGAAACGTGTCGCCGGACGAATCACGTGTGGAATGCCGTGCAAGTGGCGGGAGAGTGGTGGCACGTCGATATGATGTGGGCCGTGGGAGCGTTGGGGAGAGATGCGGCGGGGGAATGGGTGTTCAGACGGCACTGGAACCCGGAGTACGTGTTGACGCGGGGAGAGCAATTTCTGACCACTCACATGCCGGCTGATCCGGCGTGGCAGTTGACCGACAGGCCGTACGCCATGGACGCGTTTATCGAGGGGAATTTGACGGAGGGTGAGCGGGGAGATTATTATAATTACACGGATAGTATCGCGGCCTTCCGGCGCTTGCCGAGGGATGAACGACAGATGCTTTTTGCCCGGCGGGCGAACCGTTTTAACCCGCGGAACAAGGAGGTGATGGCGGTGACATACTATAACGAGGCGGTTTTCCTGTTGAATTATAACCGGAAGACGCAGGCCGTGTTGACCCGGGCGAGGGCGTATTTCAGGATCGCGGAAGAGTACGCTAGGGATTTGCCCGGCGTGAAAGAGAGTATTGACGAGGGACTCCGGAACGTGGAGGCTCTAATTAAATAG
- a CDS encoding exonuclease SbcCD subunit D has product MKILHTSDWHLGKRLNDRERAGEQVAVMDEIVRVADEEAADAVIVAGDLFDTFNPPVEAIELLYRTLHRLARGGQRLVVAIAGNHDSPDRVDSPDVLARESGIFFAGNPMIVSQETRTEGGVTLVRSDEGFAEFRLPGFDYPLRVLLTPYTNGQRAKRYMGTEDADEGLRVFLRDHWAGLANKYCDTEGVNLLVAHLFMAREGGELPEEPEDERPINIGGADVIYTSLIPPAMQYAALGHLHRWQTVDTEPCPAVYSGSPLSYSFSEAEQDKYVTLVDLEPGCPARVTKRRLTSGRPLVRGRFEGVEAALQWLAEHLDTWVELTVATDIFLTAQEVKSLHAAHDGIVCIIPDVRDASLVNDRVASIHDLRSDVNALFAEYFRQRKGQEPNEEIRSLFREALSMDGDSRKSDS; this is encoded by the coding sequence ATGAAAATATTACATACTTCAGACTGGCACCTTGGAAAGCGGTTGAATGACCGGGAGCGTGCCGGAGAGCAAGTGGCCGTGATGGACGAGATTGTGCGGGTGGCTGACGAGGAGGCCGCGGATGCGGTGATCGTGGCGGGGGACTTGTTCGACACGTTTAACCCACCCGTGGAGGCGATCGAGTTGCTTTACCGCACGTTGCATCGGTTGGCACGGGGCGGGCAGCGTTTGGTGGTGGCTATTGCCGGGAATCACGATTCACCGGACCGGGTGGATTCGCCCGACGTGCTGGCACGGGAGAGCGGGATTTTCTTTGCCGGGAACCCGATGATCGTGTCGCAGGAGACGCGAACGGAAGGCGGGGTGACGTTGGTCCGGTCGGACGAGGGGTTTGCCGAGTTCCGATTGCCGGGGTTCGATTACCCGTTGCGGGTGCTACTTACCCCTTACACGAACGGGCAACGGGCCAAACGCTACATGGGCACGGAGGATGCCGACGAGGGGTTGCGGGTTTTCCTGCGGGATCATTGGGCAGGGTTGGCCAACAAGTATTGCGACACGGAGGGGGTGAACCTGTTGGTGGCCCATCTTTTCATGGCGAGGGAGGGCGGTGAGTTGCCCGAAGAGCCGGAGGACGAGCGACCGATCAATATCGGTGGTGCCGATGTCATCTATACTTCGTTGATTCCTCCCGCCATGCAGTACGCCGCGCTGGGACACCTGCATCGCTGGCAAACGGTGGACACGGAGCCTTGTCCCGCAGTATATAGCGGTAGTCCCTTGAGTTACAGTTTCAGCGAGGCCGAGCAGGATAAATACGTGACGCTCGTGGACCTTGAACCGGGATGTCCGGCTCGTGTCACGAAGCGTCGGCTGACGAGCGGGCGTCCCTTGGTGCGTGGCCGTTTCGAGGGGGTGGAGGCTGCCTTGCAATGGCTCGCGGAACATCTCGACACGTGGGTAGAACTGACCGTTGCCACGGATATTTTCCTTACGGCTCAAGAAGTGAAATCTCTGCACGCCGCGCATGACGGTATTGTTTGTATCATCCCGGATGTGCGTGACGCTTCTCTCGTGAACGATCGTGTGGCTTCTATCCACGACTTGCGCTCGGACGTTAACGCCCTCTTTGCCGAGTACTTCCGCCAGCGCAAGGGACAGGAACCGAATGAAGAAATCAGGTCGCTTTTCCGCGAGGCGTTGTCGATGGATGGCGATTCGAGGAAAAGTGACAGTTAA